The Microbulbifer sp. YPW1 genome contains a region encoding:
- a CDS encoding DUF3365 domain-containing protein, with protein sequence MADAIFAVIEADRASYTTNVVNRLQNEEKVIKADEHWQDNQALPLPAQMMRMGAERVAEQESGFNYALLSQWAINKQNKPRTELERQGLEFIVENPGQNFYGTEKLGDTKYFTAVYPDVAVSPACVSCHNDHVDSPRKDFELGQTMGGVVIRFPL encoded by the coding sequence ATGGCCGATGCGATTTTCGCGGTCATCGAGGCAGACCGCGCAAGCTATACCACCAATGTGGTCAACCGACTGCAGAATGAAGAAAAAGTCATCAAGGCGGATGAGCACTGGCAAGACAATCAGGCACTGCCGCTGCCCGCGCAGATGATGCGCATGGGGGCCGAGCGCGTGGCGGAACAGGAATCCGGTTTCAATTATGCGCTGCTGTCCCAGTGGGCCATCAACAAACAGAACAAGCCGCGCACAGAGTTAGAGCGCCAGGGTCTGGAATTTATTGTCGAGAATCCCGGGCAGAACTTCTACGGAACCGAGAAGCTCGGCGACACCAAGTATTTCACCGCAGTTTATCCAGACGTGGCCGTGTCTCCCGCCTGCGTCAGCTGTCACAATGACCATGTGGACAGCCCGCGCAAGGACTTCGAGCTGGGGCAGACCATGGGGGGTGTGGTAATCCGCTTCCCACTGTAA